Part of the Panicum virgatum strain AP13 chromosome 4N, P.virgatum_v5, whole genome shotgun sequence genome is shown below.
GCACTTGCATGTTAAGCAAGGCCATGTGGTTTATGCAAATGCCTAGTTCAGAAACACAGTACTATGGAAACATCACTAGAAGAGTCGATGATTTGTTCAGAAACATTTAATTATATACTTTTCTGGATTGCTGCTTTTGGTACCTACATCATGTAATTTGAATGAACTATCATATTGTTAGATGGCATCGCCTTTGGATTGATATTGATGTAAGTACAGTACAATTTTTCCTACTGGGATCAGTGTGTTAATCTCTTATTTTCTGTTTATTCAGATCGAGAAGATTGTCCTGTTTCTGTTGGAACAACAAGGAATGCTGGCAAGCAGGATAGAGAAATTAGGAAAGCAACGGGCAATACTGCAAGAGCAGCCTGATATATCTGGCATTGCTGAATTGCGAGAAGCTTATAGGGAAGTCGGTCTGGATCTCATCAAACTTCTCAAGTTCGTTGATCTTAATGCAACTGGCATTCGGAAAATCTTGAAGAAGTTTGATAAACGGTTCGGTTACAGATTCACTGATTACTATGTGACTAGTAGATCAAATCACCCCTACTCTCAGCTACAGCAGGTCTTCAAGCATGTGGTAATGCACTGGCTCTGGATTTGTCTTTCGTCATTAAAACCTGTTGTTGTACATGTTCTATGCAAGCGCCTGTTATTGGGTTTCATCTCGAGCCCActtcaacttgcttgggatTGGAAGGGTCTGTTGTATAAATTTTACAATGTGCAACTATGGCCTGTCTTCCCAATCATTCACAATATTCCATAGACTGGAACATGCATCAGTATACCTTACATGTTTTATGCAACCAGGGTGTAGGAGCTGTTGTAGGAGCCTTGTCACGTAACCTTGCTGAACTACAGGAGCGTCAAGGAAGTTATTTGTCAATTTATGATCAGCCATCTTCTGCTCTTAAGGTTTATTTCTCATCTTGACTACTTAAGTTATGCCACTTACGAACAGTTTCATACTAATCCAGTAGAATAGTGGTTACGCTCAAGAGTCAAGACCTGCTGCTGACCAGTCTATTCTTGATCCCCTGCAGGACCCAATCATTGATATGATAAATTCGTCCGTGGATAAGTTAACACGCTCAACTAATTTTCTTCGATTTTTAGGACAACATGCCCTGATTGTGCATGAGGAGTCTCCTAGCACTGCAGGGGAGGAAGAAATAGAAGATCAAAAATACCATTTCATGTCCCTTATGTTGAACCTGGTGAACACATTCCTTTACATGGTCAACACATACATCATTGTGCCAACTGCAGATGACTACTCAGTGAGCCTTGGGGCTGCTTCCACTGTTTGTGGCGTTGTTATTGGTTCAATGGCTGTGGCACAAATATTTTCTTCGGTTTATTTCAGCGCATGGTCAAACAAGTCATATTTCAAACCACTTATTTTCAGCAGTATTGTTCTTTTCTTGGGGAATGTATGTTATGCAATAGCATATGATATGAAGTCCCTTACAGTCCTTATTATCGGCCGTCTACTCTGTGGGTAAGTGTCCTTGTGTAGAAGTACTGTTTCACAAGTGGGCACTTGATTCTTCAGCTATAACATTGTTTTCATTCGAGTTTTGCTTTAGTTCAGTTCTATATCTAGTGGAAGATCAAACAACAGGAAAATTATTTCTTCACTCTTCAGTAGCCTAAGTCCTTTCATTTTCAGAACTAAGTTCTTTGTAGCAAATGTCCCTTTTCAGAACAGTGCTGATCAGGAATATTAGAGTGCAATTGTGGATATCAATATCTTTAGTTTTTTTCTGCTAAGCATGAAGAAATTTTAGGTGTAATCTGAATTCCTGTGACCTTTTGTTCTTACACAGAATTTTGTGCTAAACATTCCATGTGGCAGTTAATTATCATTTCTGCATAGTTTTTGTCTGCACATGTTTTAATGAATATAATTATTTTGATATAGGATGGGTTCTGCAAGAGCTGTAAATCGCCGGTATATTAGTGATTGTGTCCCTGCAAGGATACGCATGCAAGCTTCGGCAGGATTTGTTAGCGCAAGTGCACTTGGCATGGCCTGTGGGCCAGCACTAGCTGGTCTACTTCAGTGGAAATTTAAGATCTACATGGTTACCTTTAACCAAGCAACCCTACCTGGTTGGGTGATGGCGGTTGCATGGCTGTTGTATTTAGTCTGGCTATCGatctcgttcaaggaaccaaacCGTGCTACTGAGCTGAATGATGCCACACAAAATCCTGCTTCTGGTAAGTCAAGAAAATCTAATGTCTTTGGTTACTTTGGCTTGTGCACATTTAATGATGCAAAGTGGATATCCAATGGTATTTTTCGGGTCAGCTAGTTTAGTTCATTTCTCTCCCTAAATTAATTATGTGGCATGCTATTTTAGACTTTTAGTTCATTTTAGCAAGTGTTTGGTCGAACCGATGACCAAAAAACAAGTGCAACTTGCATCCCTGATTTCAACTTGAGTTCCCTGATTAATTTTGAAAGTTTTCTGACTCCTGCTTTTGGTTTAATTTGATTGAATGTCTGTCATGGTGGCAGGACAAAGGGTGGATATTGGGCAACTGGAAAATGGACTTGCACAACCGCTGCTCACAGACTccgaaaataaacaaaatggagatgaagatgaagaaatTGATGATAGTGAAGAAGCTGTAGAAGATTCTCGCAAGCCTGCAACATCAATTGGCTTGGCATACAGATTGCTTACTCCATCAGTAAAGGTATTAGGATGCCATTAAGCTGATCAACCATTTTTGTCTTGATTTATTTCTGTACCGTTTTCTGAGAATTCGTTCGAACCCGCAGATTGCATAGATGGATTTGAAATAGGTTATATATGTTTCGATTTTACTAGTTCCTGCAGTGTAGAGAACCTCTGACTATTCTGCCTTAACCAATTTGTGCTTTACGTTAAGCACTGTATTGTTATTATTATTTCTTCTACTTTTGGACATCTTGTCTCAACTGTACTTTGCTCATGCAGGTTCAATTGTTGATATACTTCATGCTCAAATACGCAATGGAAATTTTACTTTCAGAGTCCAGTGTTATCACTAATCACTATTTCAGTTGGAACACAAGCGCAGTGGCAATATTTCTAGCAATCCTTGGGTTAACAGTCCTTCCTGTTAATGCCGTTGTTGGAACATACATCAGCAATATGTTTGAGGACAGGTTTGTGAATTTTCCATGCTCAAGTAATTAGTAATGACACTGCTTATGCCTTTTTCCATTTATTTTTATTGGGTATTATCACACGTCCATGACTGAGGGTCAATTTttgtgttgggggggggggggggctacaACTGTGCCTTACCATATTGGATGGTTTTTTTTTCCAGGCAACTCCTGATGGTATCCCAAATTGCATTGCTAGTAGGCATTATTTTCAGCTTCAAAGTTACGAGCACGTACTCTGTCGCCCAGTATGTTGCCTCAGCACTCATCACGTTTGTTTCTGCTGAAGTTCTTGAAGGTAAGAAGATCCAGCCTCCTGAAACGTACGCCACTTCATAATATTTTTCTTCTCACAGTTGATCATAACCTCCAATCTTATTGGGGAAATGCAGGCGTGAACCTCTCGCTCCTATCAAGCGTGATGTCGTCCCGCCTCTCCCGTGGCACCTACAATGGTGGGCTTCTCTCGACGGAGGCCGGGACCTTGGCGAGGGTGGTCGCCGACTGCACCATCACCGCCGCAGGGTACCTGGGCGTGGGGAAGCTCCTAAACATCACCCTGCTGCCGTCCCTTGTGATCTGCGCAGCGTCCATCACGTGCACCTTCCTGACGTACAACTCGCTCTTCTAATGGAAGCTTCCACGGGTGTGTTCGGTAGTGTCACTGTTCGTCCATGGTAGCGTAAATCAAGGCAGCGGTAGGCCGCCATTGCAGTTGCCCGAAGGGGCTATCGCTTTGTATGTTTGTCGATTTGGTTGCTGTAAATTGATCGCAGCAACTGAACCGGGCCTTGCCCTGCAAAATTTTGATCGATGATATCCTTCTGATCTCTGCAAAATTTGGAGTAATTGTGCGCGGCTTGAAAACTTGCCTTGTAGCAACTTGCACCTCCTATACTGGCTGCACACGGTTTTCAAATTTTAACTGCTAGAAGATGATTAATAATCCAATGTTTAAATTCCACAATCTTAATTTAATGATTAAATTAAACATAGTGCTCATCAGTATAATTAAACTTCACAATATAATGCTCATCCTAAATAAAGAGTTTGTCTCATCAGTAAAAAGTCCAACAACATATTGTGAATAGGCCGCCAAGAGTGAATCATAGTGGTGTGTGATATCAGCAAATCCTGGTGAAAGCAAGAGCTCGGCGACATTGGCTTCGTAGTCTTGACAGAGCTACCTCCATAATGACCTCTCCTCTAGTCCCGGTGTCTTGTGATATCA
Proteins encoded:
- the LOC120669894 gene encoding SPX domain-containing membrane protein OsI_21475-like isoform X1 — encoded protein: MVNFGKKLMADQIPEWKGYYINYKLMKKKVKQYGQQLQQGEKDRRRVLKDFSKMLDDQIEKIVLFLLEQQGMLASRIEKLGKQRAILQEQPDISGIAELREAYREVGLDLIKLLKFVDLNATGIRKILKKFDKRFGYRFTDYYVTSRSNHPYSQLQQVFKHVGVGAVVGALSRNLAELQERQGSYLSIYDQPSSALKDPIIDMINSSVDKLTRSTNFLRFLGQHALIVHEESPSTAGEEEIEDQKYHFMSLMLNLVNTFLYMVNTYIIVPTADDYSVSLGAASTVCGVVIGSMAVAQIFSSVYFSAWSNKSYFKPLIFSSIVLFLGNVCYAIAYDMKSLTVLIIGRLLCGMGSARAVNRRYISDCVPARIRMQASAGFVSASALGMACGPALAGLLQWKFKIYMVTFNQATLPGWVMAVAWLLYLVWLSISFKEPNRATELNDATQNPASGQRVDIGQLENGLAQPLLTDSENKQNGDEDEEIDDSEEAVEDSRKPATSIGLAYRLLTPSVKVQLLIYFMLKYAMEILLSESSVITNHYFSWNTSAVAIFLAILGLTVLPVNAVVGTYISNMFEDRQLLMVSQIALLVGIIFSFKVTSTYSVAQYVASALITFVSAEVLEGVNLSLLSSVMSSRLSRGTYNGGLLSTEAGTLARVVADCTITAAGYLGVGKLLNITLLPSLVICAASITCTFLTYNSLF
- the LOC120669894 gene encoding SPX domain-containing membrane protein OsI_21475-like isoform X2, giving the protein MIEKIVLFLLEQQGMLASRIEKLGKQRAILQEQPDISGIAELREAYREVGLDLIKLLKFVDLNATGIRKILKKFDKRFGYRFTDYYVTSRSNHPYSQLQQVFKHVGVGAVVGALSRNLAELQERQGSYLSIYDQPSSALKDPIIDMINSSVDKLTRSTNFLRFLGQHALIVHEESPSTAGEEEIEDQKYHFMSLMLNLVNTFLYMVNTYIIVPTADDYSVSLGAASTVCGVVIGSMAVAQIFSSVYFSAWSNKSYFKPLIFSSIVLFLGNVCYAIAYDMKSLTVLIIGRLLCGMGSARAVNRRYISDCVPARIRMQASAGFVSASALGMACGPALAGLLQWKFKIYMVTFNQATLPGWVMAVAWLLYLVWLSISFKEPNRATELNDATQNPASGQRVDIGQLENGLAQPLLTDSENKQNGDEDEEIDDSEEAVEDSRKPATSIGLAYRLLTPSVKVQLLIYFMLKYAMEILLSESSVITNHYFSWNTSAVAIFLAILGLTVLPVNAVVGTYISNMFEDRQLLMVSQIALLVGIIFSFKVTSTYSVAQYVASALITFVSAEVLEGVNLSLLSSVMSSRLSRGTYNGGLLSTEAGTLARVVADCTITAAGYLGVGKLLNITLLPSLVICAASITCTFLTYNSLF